In Psychrobacter sp. JCM 18902, a single window of DNA contains:
- a CDS encoding AlpA family phage regulatory protein — MTKQIGQLIPITTRSGQQRAITSKAATRGITGFSAKHIYHLINENKFPAPIKIGRASLWRLSDINSWLDSHNTTNSGEV, encoded by the coding sequence ATAACCAAGCAGATAGGCCAACTAATACCAATTACGACCAGATCAGGTCAGCAACGTGCTATCACCTCCAAAGCCGCCACACGCGGTATCACTGGTTTTTCTGCTAAGCATATCTATCATCTGATTAATGAAAATAAATTCCCCGCTCCGATCAAAATTGGGCGTGCCAGCCTATGGCGCTTGTCTGATATAAATAGCTGGCTAGATAGCCACAACACTACTAATAGCGGCGAGGTATAA
- a CDS encoding coiled-coil domain-containing protein yields the protein MVMDEYSHLMDIDEVVEYLNKKTERNFNQGKVIKFIEERNIPIVFEYKGWVTWEFRSEGKYQPHHKQLQGYFSIENNVEAILIFKGFLEKIVIERARIYRLNPLDIDSNPIDNLEPKEGDIISFKTGGRSPLFGYHARIEVESNKFGVLKVDLEEHLNKKRTKTMENEIKMEAAESKIEKLESENEKLKSENASLTQQLEELAIANSLIKQQEQDINKLNDQLNNQADRPTNTNYDQIRSATCYHLQSRHTRYHWFFC from the coding sequence ATGGTTATGGACGAATATAGTCATTTAATGGATATTGACGAAGTGGTTGAGTATTTAAATAAAAAGACAGAAAGAAACTTCAATCAAGGTAAAGTCATCAAATTTATAGAGGAAAGAAATATACCAATAGTTTTTGAATATAAAGGATGGGTAACATGGGAATTTAGAAGTGAAGGCAAATATCAGCCGCACCACAAACAATTACAAGGTTACTTTAGTATCGAAAACAACGTCGAAGCCATTTTAATTTTTAAAGGTTTTCTAGAGAAGATAGTAATAGAGAGAGCTAGAATTTATCGTTTGAACCCACTCGATATAGATAGTAATCCAATTGATAATCTCGAACCTAAAGAGGGTGATATCATTTCATTTAAAACTGGTGGACGTTCACCACTGTTCGGCTATCACGCTCGTATAGAGGTTGAGAGTAATAAATTCGGTGTGCTCAAGGTAGACTTAGAAGAGCATTTAAATAAAAAGCGGACTAAGACTATGGAGAATGAAATCAAAATGGAAGCAGCAGAGTCTAAAATCGAAAAATTAGAGTCCGAGAACGAAAAACTAAAGTCTGAAAACGCTAGCCTGACACAGCAGCTTGAAGAACTCGCAATCGCTAATAGCCTGATCAAACAGCAAGAGCAAGACATAAATAAACTCAATGACCAATTAAATAACCAAGCAGATAGGCCAACTAATACCAATTACGACCAGATCAGGTCAGCAACGTGCTATCACCTCCAAAGCCGCCACACGCGGTATCACTGGTTTTTCTGCTAA
- a CDS encoding tyrosine-type recombinase/integrase has protein sequence MNKRKNYLLTDNGVKAIAKQSAPTKRTRHSDGDSLSLIHDPKGSLYWVMSYRYQSDKDIEPKQKTYHIGTYKFSSQVIDTNFKPEVSLKQARLERDSAKKLINDGIDPNEHKNRHKNSYEQKDLFEVIAKSYMSEKSKTTSKNVQKLQGFLDNHILKHIGEYPVGAITAQDIIKTGLAIQATFEQQGKHTSETAHKCMGLISSIFDYAINTLGYDIVNIASGRNKALRPHKAERMKAVEQHQFPELLRNIDSYIENHPNGHQQTVAGLQLMTLCFVRTKELRFFEWSEIDYHKSVWRVPAHKMKMRQDHIIPLSSQAMAIIESLRPLTESTGYVFYNFESNKPYSEAWFNQALNRMGYSGDPYPKMTGHGFRQLASTGLYELQFSESIIEIQLAHLEQSSVKKRYDLSAHLAQRQMMMNKWANYLDDLRADKGISFDLLTPDEVTKEMNSRNQQATDIALQDKDILINSLKAQGVSPELLAQLAKQI, from the coding sequence ATGAATAAGCGCAAAAACTATCTACTAACTGACAATGGTGTAAAAGCAATAGCCAAACAGTCAGCACCTACTAAACGCACCAGACATAGTGACGGTGACAGCCTCTCCTTAATTCATGATCCTAAAGGTTCGCTTTATTGGGTAATGTCTTATCGCTACCAATCTGACAAAGATATTGAGCCAAAGCAAAAAACTTATCATATAGGTACTTACAAGTTTTCCTCGCAAGTGATAGATACTAATTTTAAGCCCGAAGTTTCTTTGAAACAAGCAAGGCTTGAGCGTGATAGTGCCAAAAAACTAATTAATGATGGTATCGATCCCAACGAGCATAAGAACAGACATAAAAACAGCTACGAACAAAAAGATTTATTCGAAGTCATAGCTAAAAGCTATATGTCAGAAAAATCAAAAACTACATCAAAGAACGTGCAAAAGCTGCAAGGGTTTCTAGATAACCATATTTTAAAGCATATAGGTGAATATCCTGTTGGTGCAATCACCGCGCAAGATATTATTAAGACAGGACTTGCCATTCAAGCTACTTTTGAGCAGCAAGGCAAACATACCTCTGAAACCGCTCATAAATGCATGGGACTTATCAGCTCCATATTTGACTATGCTATCAACACGCTAGGCTATGACATTGTTAACATTGCCAGCGGACGTAATAAAGCATTACGACCTCATAAAGCTGAGCGCATGAAAGCCGTTGAGCAGCACCAATTCCCTGAACTACTTCGAAATATTGACAGCTATATAGAAAATCATCCAAACGGTCATCAACAAACTGTCGCTGGCTTACAGCTAATGACGCTATGTTTTGTTAGGACTAAAGAATTGAGGTTTTTTGAGTGGTCAGAGATTGATTATCATAAAAGCGTTTGGCGTGTACCAGCTCATAAAATGAAAATGCGTCAAGATCACATTATCCCGTTGTCATCCCAAGCAATGGCAATTATTGAAAGCTTAAGGCCACTAACAGAAAGTACTGGCTATGTTTTCTATAACTTTGAGTCAAACAAGCCATATAGTGAAGCATGGTTCAATCAGGCGTTGAATAGAATGGGCTATAGTGGTGATCCCTACCCTAAAATGACAGGTCATGGATTTAGACAGCTTGCCAGCACTGGATTATACGAACTGCAATTCTCCGAAAGCATCATCGAAATACAGTTAGCGCACCTTGAGCAATCGAGCGTCAAAAAGCGTTATGATCTGTCAGCACATTTAGCACAGCGTCAAATGATGATGAATAAATGGGCAAATTATCTAGATGATTTACGAGCTGACAAAGGGATTAGCTTTGACTTATTAACACCTGACGAAGTCACTAAAGAAATGAATAGTAGGAACCAGCAAGCGACTGACATTGCACTGCAAGATAAAGATATTTTGATAAATAGTTTGAAAGCGCAAGGCGTATCACCTGAGTTATTGGCGCAGCTTGCCAAACAAATATAA
- a CDS encoding c-type cytochrome has translation MRKVVMLSAAAILGIASIAVSQAESVVDTPVTVSDVAAAQEVVANAPEQLGDDTQAAADTTDGEAPAAETAAAAPAVDEEPIPQDTPQVQKLIALYPNLIARIQPVAKVCFEDDEVCDVTARAAGPAAGDGPRDGKAVYNAVCQTCHAAGLLGSPILGDAGAWGPRISKGKETLYTHAINGFNAMPAKGGADIPDEEVQNAVDYMVGEAS, from the coding sequence ATGAGAAAAGTAGTTATGTTATCGGCAGCTGCCATTCTAGGAATCGCTAGTATCGCGGTGAGCCAAGCTGAAAGTGTTGTAGATACTCCTGTAACTGTTTCTGATGTAGCAGCAGCGCAGGAAGTGGTAGCAAATGCGCCTGAGCAGTTGGGTGATGATACCCAAGCTGCTGCAGATACGACTGATGGCGAGGCACCTGCCGCAGAAACTGCCGCTGCCGCACCTGCAGTTGATGAAGAGCCTATTCCGCAAGATACGCCGCAAGTGCAAAAGCTGATTGCTTTGTATCCTAACTTAATTGCTCGCATTCAGCCAGTTGCTAAAGTGTGCTTTGAAGACGATGAAGTTTGTGATGTGACGGCACGCGCCGCTGGCCCAGCAGCGGGTGACGGCCCTCGTGATGGCAAAGCAGTATACAACGCGGTATGTCAGACTTGTCATGCGGCAGGTCTACTTGGCTCGCCAATCTTAGGTGACGCTGGTGCATGGGGACCACGTATCTCCAAGGGTAAAGAAACATTATATACTCATGCTATCAATGGTTTTAACGCCATGCCTGCTAAAGGTGGTGCTGATATCCCTGATGAGGAAGTTCAAAACGCTGTCGATTATATGGTTGGTGAAGCAAGCTAA
- a CDS encoding ABC transporter ATP-binding protein has translation MSEVPALAIQNLSKTYSNGFSALKDVSLTVPQGGFFALLGPNGAGKSTMIGIISSLFKPTTGSVKIFGTDLLENPSVAKQYLGIVPQEFNFNMFEKVEDILITQAGYFGIPAKEARPRAKRLLMALGLWEKRNSKSRELSGGMKRRLMIARALIHKPKLLILDEPTAGVDIELRRSMWEFMQQINIEENTTIILTTHYLEEAEQLCKRIAILDHGEIRINTEMKDLLAQLSVETFVFDLETPLTRQLVLTGVTDTSQPDDQTLEVTLTEGESLNGVFDQLSAQGITVASMRNKANRLEELFMRLVDKNIQSADSMKEAGL, from the coding sequence ATGTCTGAGGTACCAGCACTTGCTATCCAGAATTTATCCAAAACCTATAGTAATGGGTTTTCGGCACTCAAAGATGTCAGTTTAACCGTCCCGCAAGGAGGTTTTTTTGCGTTGCTGGGGCCAAATGGTGCTGGTAAATCAACCATGATTGGTATTATTAGCTCGCTTTTTAAACCAACCACTGGCAGCGTAAAGATCTTTGGCACCGACTTACTAGAGAATCCGTCTGTTGCTAAACAGTATCTTGGTATCGTCCCACAAGAGTTTAATTTTAATATGTTCGAAAAAGTCGAAGATATTTTGATTACACAGGCCGGTTACTTTGGTATTCCTGCCAAAGAAGCACGCCCACGGGCAAAACGATTATTAATGGCGCTAGGTCTGTGGGAGAAGCGCAATAGCAAGTCACGTGAGCTATCAGGTGGTATGAAGCGCCGGTTGATGATTGCAAGGGCGCTGATTCATAAGCCAAAATTATTGATTTTGGATGAGCCAACCGCTGGGGTAGATATCGAGTTACGCCGCTCTATGTGGGAGTTTATGCAGCAGATTAATATCGAAGAAAACACCACGATTATTCTGACGACTCATTATCTTGAAGAAGCGGAGCAGCTGTGCAAACGCATTGCAATTTTGGATCATGGTGAAATTCGTATTAATACTGAGATGAAGGACTTGCTAGCGCAGCTATCGGTTGAGACTTTTGTTTTTGATTTGGAGACACCGCTTACGCGTCAATTGGTTTTGACAGGAGTGACAGACACATCGCAGCCTGATGATCAGACGCTTGAAGTCACACTGACTGAAGGCGAATCGTTGAATGGTGTTTTTGACCAGTTATCGGCGCAAGGTATCACGGTAGCCAGTATGCGTAATAAAGCAAATCGACTGGAAGAGCTATTTATGCGTTTAGTAGACAAAAATATCCAAAGTGCAGACAGCATGAAGGAGGCAGGATTGTGA
- a CDS encoding ABC transporter permease, with product MSWNKKWIAFRTILLKEVRRILRIWPQTLLPPVITMSLYFVIFGKMIGSRVGEMGGVPYMQFIVPGLIMMSIITNSYSNVVSSFFSAKFTSSIEELLVSPVSKHAILMGYISGGIFRGLAIGIIVSIVALFFTDLGIEHLFVTVFTVLGTSILFSLGGFINAVFARSFDDISIIPSFVLTPLTYLGGVFYSMENLSPFWQNISLLNPIVYMVNSFRYGILGYSDVNVWYSMAAIFVFCAVFYTIAYRLLSNGSRVRL from the coding sequence ATGTCATGGAATAAAAAGTGGATTGCTTTTCGCACCATTTTATTAAAAGAGGTTCGCCGAATTCTGCGTATTTGGCCACAGACCTTGCTGCCACCAGTTATTACGATGAGTCTCTATTTTGTCATCTTCGGTAAGATGATTGGCTCGCGTGTGGGTGAAATGGGCGGCGTACCATACATGCAGTTTATCGTGCCTGGCCTCATTATGATGTCGATTATTACCAACAGTTACTCCAATGTGGTATCGAGCTTCTTTAGTGCCAAGTTCACCTCCAGTATCGAGGAGTTGTTGGTTTCGCCAGTTTCCAAACATGCGATTTTAATGGGTTATATCAGTGGGGGTATCTTTCGTGGACTGGCCATTGGTATCATCGTCTCAATAGTCGCACTATTCTTTACTGACCTTGGCATTGAGCATTTATTTGTGACGGTATTTACCGTACTGGGTACGTCTATCTTATTTTCACTTGGTGGCTTTATCAACGCCGTGTTTGCTCGCTCATTTGATGATATTTCTATCATTCCAAGTTTTGTGCTTACGCCATTGACTTATCTAGGTGGTGTGTTCTACTCGATGGAAAACTTGTCACCATTTTGGCAAAATATTTCGCTATTAAATCCTATCGTTTATATGGTGAACTCGTTCCGTTACGGTATTCTCGGTTATTCTGATGTGAATGTCTGGTATTCGATGGCCGCTATTTTTGTCTTCTGTGCGGTATTCTATACCATCGCCTATCGTTTACTCAGTAATGGCTCACGTGTGCGCTTGTAG
- the queF gene encoding NADPH-dependent 7-cyano-7-deazaguanine reductase QueF (Catalyzes the NADPH-dependent reduction of 7-cyano-7-deazaguanine (preQ0) to 7-aminomethyl-7-deazaguanine (preQ1) in queuosine biosynthesis), with protein MSIHGILGEKTTDYPTEYSPETLYPIARSMGRDVIGWQDDKLMVGIDWWQAFEMSWLNQQGISQVAIARFGIPASSPFIVESKSLKLYLNSINFTEFASWAEVHRLIAKDLSACVQAEVQVELFGLNDDLHNKTSGLLVAQPEGVCIDDALANTSEKVALCEHPDASLLSIDKDLNSSSILENTGTEPYTFYSNLLRSNCPVTNQPDWGTLAVSIMTDKPINTANILRYILSFRQHNGFHEQCVEQIFADLSRYYEPSELMVRAWYTRRGGIDINPCRVSDITLLPKPSRLIRQ; from the coding sequence ATGAGTATTCACGGTATTTTGGGTGAAAAAACCACTGACTATCCAACCGAGTATAGTCCAGAGACCTTGTATCCTATCGCTCGCAGTATGGGTCGCGATGTCATTGGCTGGCAAGACGATAAGTTAATGGTTGGCATCGATTGGTGGCAGGCATTTGAGATGTCTTGGTTAAATCAACAGGGTATCTCGCAGGTTGCGATAGCACGCTTTGGTATTCCGGCCAGCTCGCCATTTATCGTTGAATCAAAGTCACTTAAGCTTTATCTAAACAGTATCAACTTTACTGAATTCGCTAGTTGGGCAGAAGTACACAGGCTGATTGCTAAAGACTTATCAGCCTGTGTACAAGCAGAAGTACAAGTTGAGTTGTTTGGCTTAAATGACGACTTGCATAATAAGACATCAGGGTTATTGGTGGCTCAACCTGAGGGTGTTTGTATTGATGACGCGCTTGCTAATACTAGCGAAAAAGTCGCATTGTGTGAGCATCCTGATGCGTCATTGCTAAGTATTGATAAAGATTTAAACAGTAGCTCTATTTTAGAGAATACTGGCACTGAGCCTTATACTTTTTATTCTAATTTGCTGCGTAGTAACTGTCCGGTGACCAATCAACCAGATTGGGGAACGTTGGCAGTATCGATTATGACGGATAAGCCCATTAATACGGCTAATATACTGCGTTATATTTTAAGTTTCCGTCAGCACAATGGTTTTCATGAGCAATGTGTCGAGCAGATATTTGCTGATCTGAGTCGATATTATGAGCCAAGTGAGCTGATGGTTCGCGCTTGGTATACACGCCGAGGCGGTATCGATATCAACCCTTGCCGTGTGAGTGATATAACCTTGCTACCTAAACCAAGTCGTTTGATTCGCCAGTAG
- a CDS encoding lysozyme inhibitor LprI family protein, which produces MKGATGFLTVLAAAALSISLMQSAQAEFIENQYNCENAYMEVAYDCGNDAIVVEKNRLNKIYMSAYRTLNTTQQQRLDKEQRIWLKDRNDKCDFEYDGPMNNSVVYAQISANVCTANETQKRSKVIAKRYNIK; this is translated from the coding sequence ATGAAAGGCGCCACTGGTTTTTTGACGGTGCTAGCGGCAGCTGCTTTGTCTATTTCTCTCATGCAATCGGCACAAGCGGAGTTTATTGAAAATCAATATAACTGTGAAAATGCTTATATGGAAGTGGCTTATGATTGTGGTAACGATGCGATTGTAGTCGAAAAAAATCGCCTTAATAAAATTTATATGAGTGCTTATCGTACTTTGAATACGACACAACAACAGCGCTTGGATAAAGAACAGCGTATATGGTTAAAGGATCGTAATGATAAGTGTGACTTTGAATATGACGGTCCAATGAATAATTCTGTGGTATACGCCCAGATTAGCGCTAATGTTTGCACCGCTAATGAGACACAGAAACGCAGTAAGGTCATTGCTAAAAGATATAATATTAAGTAG
- a CDS encoding proline--tRNA ligase — protein MKASQFLFATLKETPSDADIASSQLMVRAGLIRKIASGLYIWLPMGLRILQKVERIVREEMQEVGAQEVLMPMTQPAELWQTTGRFNDYGPELLRFKDRHDRDFVLGPTHEEVITNLAQGELRSYKQLPITFFQIQNKFRDEIRPRFGVMRAREFTMKDAYSFHVDQASLAKTYHDMYDAYTRIFTRLGLDFRAVQADTGSIGGFASHEFHVLADSGEDDIAFSDSSDYAANVELAESVSTAERQPPKMEREDVLTENMTSCKMVAEHLGLPLETTVKTLIVHGHTENDEPQLIAIVLRGDHQLNTIKAEKIEEANVPLTMASDEELKAAGLHKGYIGVNLDMPVFVDRSAATLSDFVCGANEVNKHTTGMNWARDASITRVVDVRNVQEGDPSPDGKGSLKIKRGIEVGHIFQLGDKYSQALNATVSGEDGKPVTLMMGCYGIGVSRIIAAAIEQNNDENGIMWPQTPTVNDSIAPFEVAIIPMKSKEETVMQTATALYEELKAQGINVLLDDRNERPGVKFADLELIGIPHRIVVSDRNLAEGKYEYVNRRETEKQMLSREEVIAIVSGK, from the coding sequence ATGAAAGCCAGTCAATTTTTATTTGCCACTCTAAAAGAAACCCCAAGTGATGCCGATATCGCCTCAAGCCAATTGATGGTGCGTGCCGGTCTTATTCGAAAGATTGCTTCTGGGTTATATATTTGGTTGCCCATGGGGCTACGTATCTTGCAAAAAGTCGAACGTATTGTTCGTGAAGAGATGCAAGAAGTTGGTGCGCAAGAAGTGCTCATGCCGATGACCCAGCCTGCCGAGCTTTGGCAAACGACCGGACGCTTTAACGATTATGGTCCTGAGCTGTTGCGCTTCAAAGATCGTCATGATCGCGACTTTGTGCTTGGTCCGACGCATGAAGAAGTCATCACCAATCTGGCGCAAGGCGAGCTGCGTAGTTATAAACAATTACCAATCACCTTTTTCCAAATTCAGAACAAATTCCGTGATGAGATTCGTCCACGTTTTGGTGTGATGCGCGCACGCGAATTTACCATGAAAGATGCTTATTCGTTCCACGTTGACCAAGCCTCACTCGCCAAGACTTACCATGATATGTATGACGCTTATACGCGTATCTTTACCCGTTTGGGTTTAGATTTCCGTGCGGTACAAGCGGATACTGGTTCTATTGGTGGTTTTGCTTCACACGAATTTCATGTCTTAGCAGACAGCGGCGAAGATGATATTGCCTTCTCTGATTCTTCTGATTATGCAGCCAACGTTGAGCTTGCCGAATCAGTGAGCACAGCTGAGCGTCAGCCACCGAAAATGGAACGCGAAGACGTCCTGACGGAAAATATGACCAGCTGTAAAATGGTTGCTGAACATTTAGGCTTACCATTAGAAACGACGGTCAAAACATTAATCGTCCATGGTCATACCGAAAATGATGAGCCACAGCTTATTGCTATCGTATTACGCGGTGATCATCAGCTAAATACGATCAAAGCTGAGAAAATCGAAGAGGCCAATGTACCGCTGACAATGGCTTCTGATGAAGAACTGAAAGCTGCTGGTCTGCATAAAGGCTATATTGGCGTTAATTTGGATATGCCTGTCTTCGTTGATCGTTCGGCAGCAACTTTGTCAGACTTTGTATGCGGTGCCAATGAAGTCAATAAACACACCACTGGTATGAACTGGGCGCGTGATGCGAGCATTACTCGTGTCGTTGATGTACGCAATGTGCAGGAAGGCGACCCTTCTCCTGATGGTAAAGGCAGCCTAAAAATCAAACGTGGTATCGAGGTCGGTCATATCTTCCAGTTGGGTGATAAGTACTCGCAAGCGTTAAATGCTACCGTATCTGGTGAAGATGGTAAGCCTGTGACCCTAATGATGGGCTGCTACGGTATTGGTGTGAGCCGTATCATTGCCGCTGCTATCGAACAGAACAACGACGAAAACGGTATCATGTGGCCACAAACGCCAACGGTTAATGATTCAATCGCTCCTTTTGAAGTCGCTATCATCCCGATGAAGTCAAAAGAAGAGACCGTCATGCAGACAGCGACGGCACTCTATGAAGAGTTAAAAGCACAAGGCATCAATGTGCTTCTTGATGATCGTAACGAGCGTCCAGGTGTTAAGTTTGCTGATCTAGAATTGATTGGTATTCCACATCGTATCGTGGTTTCAGACCGTAACTTGGCTGAAGGCAAGTACGAATACGTCAATCGCCGTGAGACAGAAAAGCAAATGCTAAGCCGTGAAGAAGTCATTGCAATAGTAAGCGGCAAATAG
- a CDS encoding DUF4230 domain-containing protein, whose amino-acid sequence MNNPDNRSPVNNDATHSQAKKPIAMMSWMILLIGLAAIVFAIYSVQNITKEEPIETITREGVVTQIQKLNRLETVAFSVDTVITSQRPGSWMKLWQDEQKGLFIARGRVEAGIDLSALTPEMVQVVQPDNNINEVQEAGANTPVSMMPQINITIPPSEIFSVYLDDIEIYDWQTGAFGMMQVDPKILQQAQSMAKKEVLERACRGDVMNMALENAQTQLQQLFSLTGAVVTVTTQGAGACQMPVK is encoded by the coding sequence ATGAATAATCCTGACAATCGATCTCCTGTTAATAATGATGCGACTCACTCACAAGCGAAAAAACCCATTGCGATGATGTCGTGGATGATATTGCTCATCGGTTTAGCAGCTATCGTTTTTGCTATTTATAGTGTGCAGAATATAACCAAGGAAGAGCCGATAGAAACCATTACTCGTGAAGGCGTGGTCACACAAATTCAAAAGTTAAATCGTTTGGAAACGGTGGCGTTCAGTGTCGATACCGTCATTACCAGTCAACGTCCTGGCAGTTGGATGAAGCTGTGGCAAGACGAGCAAAAGGGTTTGTTTATCGCGCGCGGACGAGTGGAGGCGGGGATTGATTTAAGTGCACTTACCCCTGAGATGGTACAAGTGGTGCAGCCTGATAATAATATAAATGAGGTACAAGAAGCGGGTGCTAATACGCCAGTCTCAATGATGCCGCAAATTAATATTACCATCCCACCATCAGAGATATTTTCAGTTTATCTAGACGATATCGAGATTTATGATTGGCAGACGGGTGCTTTTGGCATGATGCAAGTCGATCCAAAAATATTGCAACAAGCCCAAAGTATGGCAAAAAAAGAAGTGCTCGAACGCGCTTGTCGCGGTGATGTCATGAATATGGCACTAGAAAATGCGCAAACCCAACTGCAACAGCTATTTTCGTTAACTGGCGCAGTTGTGACGGTAACGACTCAAGGTGCAGGCGCGTGCCAGATGCCAGTAAAATAA
- a CDS encoding cryptochrome/photolyase family protein, which yields MSKTAAETSHSTDSTETSSVNNNDDATSVNPAHYLMWFRRDLRVHDNTALAALCEQANADNASVSAIYFVTPEQWQAHDMSLTQLDHIARTLPILAKSLQTQLNIHLTVQLCPSFSDCVEAILDICSENQISTVMANHEYEGNEIKRDEQLTKQLANNDIEFIRWHDQCILPPQTITTNDDSMYQVFTPFYKKWRHTLDISTIQMHEASAINGNTKVKLEVSNASATIEDIERVSKEVVEDYQKALQNAGLLEHIDIDVQLEHARAAYPAGEDATCQRLEDFIAEDIDNYDISRDVPSLHATSHLSAYLTIGAISPRLCYLQATLQLSKALGELHGNDGDNLDSGDSFNNTDNNDINRWISELAWRDFYRHVLDYKPELIRHQAYKHETDVKINWSYNQDDFEAWCIGKTGLPLVDAAMRCLNATGFMHNRLRMVTAMFLTKDLLIDWRLGERYFIQQLIDGDFASNNGGWQWSASTGTDSAPYFRIMNPFSQAKTHDTDGEFIKTWLPELKAIPTTILHSEDKMRQALAKGGKFADIDYPLPMVEHKAARQLAIAEFKK from the coding sequence ATGTCTAAAACGGCGGCGGAAACGTCTCATAGCACAGATAGCACCGAAACAAGCAGTGTCAACAATAACGACGATGCCACTAGCGTAAATCCAGCACATTATTTAATGTGGTTTCGTCGTGACCTGCGAGTTCATGATAATACCGCGCTAGCTGCGCTTTGCGAGCAGGCAAATGCGGATAACGCCTCAGTAAGCGCTATTTACTTCGTGACGCCTGAACAATGGCAAGCACATGATATGTCGCTGACACAGCTCGACCATATCGCACGCACCTTGCCTATTCTAGCCAAATCTCTGCAAACGCAATTAAATATCCACTTAACAGTACAGCTCTGTCCAAGCTTTTCTGACTGTGTTGAGGCGATTCTAGATATCTGTAGCGAGAACCAGATCAGCACTGTTATGGCAAATCACGAGTACGAAGGCAATGAGATTAAGCGTGATGAGCAATTAACCAAACAGCTTGCAAACAACGATATAGAATTTATCCGCTGGCATGATCAATGTATCTTGCCACCACAAACCATCACCACGAACGATGACAGCATGTATCAGGTGTTTACCCCATTTTATAAAAAATGGCGGCATACCTTGGATATTAGCACCATACAAATGCATGAGGCATCCGCCATAAATGGCAACACTAAAGTCAAATTAGAAGTCTCAAACGCCAGTGCTACTATCGAAGATATAGAAAGAGTAAGTAAAGAAGTAGTCGAAGATTATCAAAAGGCACTGCAAAATGCTGGTTTATTAGAGCACATTGATATAGACGTACAGCTTGAACACGCTCGGGCAGCCTACCCTGCTGGCGAAGATGCAACTTGCCAGCGTTTAGAGGACTTCATCGCTGAGGATATTGATAACTACGATATCAGTCGCGATGTGCCAAGCTTACACGCGACCAGTCACCTATCTGCCTACCTGACTATTGGCGCAATCAGCCCCAGACTTTGCTACTTACAAGCTACCCTACAATTAAGCAAAGCACTGGGAGAATTACATGGGAATGACGGTGACAACTTAGACAGCGGGGATAGCTTTAACAACACTGATAATAACGACATTAACCGCTGGATAAGTGAGCTGGCTTGGCGAGATTTCTATCGCCATGTTTTAGACTATAAGCCCGAGCTGATTCGCCATCAAGCTTATAAACATGAGACTGATGTCAAAATTAACTGGTCATATAATCAAGACGATTTTGAGGCATGGTGCATAGGTAAAACTGGCCTGCCGTTAGTCGATGCGGCAATGCGCTGCCTGAATGCGACGGGCTTTATGCACAATCGCTTACGGATGGTCACGGCGATGTTTTTGACCAAGGATTTATTGATTGATTGGCGCTTAGGTGAGCGTTATTTTATACAGCAGCTGATAGATGGTGACTTTGCGTCTAATAATGGGGGTTGGCAATGGAGCGCGTCGACTGGCACCGACTCTGCACCTTACTTTCGCATTATGAACCCTTTTAGCCAAGCCAAAACCCACGATACCGATGGCGAATTTATCAAGACGTGGCTGCCTGAGCTAAAAGCCATTCCTACCACCATCTTGCATAGCGAGGATAAAATGCGTCAAGCACTGGCAAAGGGCGGTAAGTTTGCTGATATTGATTACCCATTACCGATGGTCGAACATAAAGCGGCTCGCCAATTAGCGATTGCTGAATTTAAAAAATAG